Proteins from a genomic interval of Dehalococcoidia bacterium:
- the purL gene encoding phosphoribosylformylglycinamidine synthase subunit PurL: MNESSVYNVAVSVKAGLPDPRGAALQKDARDLGIRVLKSARVSDIYIIAGALTPDDVERICRELLADPLVQDYSIGLLIENARKKIHIIEVAYNPGVLDPVEDSIRKGIRDLGIGGVESVKTAKRYHLGGQLSASTLKTIADKLLVNPVIQHIVAGGEATTLPSAAYSFALNVVDLLAMDDEGLIALSRNRLWLNLDEMKVIRDHFKKIGRNPTDVELETIAQTWSEHCGHKTFKGKITLDGVVIDNLLKSTIMKATRELNKPWCLSVFKDNAGVIEFDEDNAVCFKVETHNHPSAVEPYGGAATGLGGVIRDVLGTGLGAKPVCNTDVFCFGPPDLPYDRTPQGVLHPRRIFKGVRAGVADYGNRMGIPTLNGAVCFDDRYTANPLVFCGTVGVMPKHMAQQGRQSAGDLVVVAGGLTGRDGIHGVTFASGELTAESETVSSVSVQIGNPIVEKKLLDVLLKARDRGLYSRITDCGGGGLSSAVGEMGEETGVRVDLEKVPLKYAGLSYDEIWISESQERMALAVPPDNAAELLDMFAAEGVAAAIIGEFTDDKRLRLFYDGKKVCDLDMEFLHRGLPQLERRARWTPPRFEEPDLPEHVDLKDDLFKILGSWNVCSKEWVIRQYDHEVQGGSVLKPLVGAESDGPGDAAIIRPVPGSDRGIIISNGINPKYGDIDPYRMAASAIDEALRQVIAVGGSLERVALIDNFCWGNPEKPDRMAGLALAARACHDMSLAYGTPFISGKDSLYNEYENGDGSICIPPTLLVSALGVMEDVNRAVTMDCKKAGDLIYVIGLTFSEMGGSHYFDVHGFKGNVSPGVDPARGKAVMDALSAAISKGLVRACHDCSEGGIGVAAAEMAFAGGLGMKLDTNKVPLGEDIERDDFILFSESNSRFIAEVSPEDAMGFERVMKGIDHAAIGRVTEGDIFEVGGRDGALLLSASIKELKEAWQRPLRW, from the coding sequence ATGAACGAAAGTTCTGTCTATAACGTTGCGGTCTCGGTCAAGGCGGGGCTTCCCGACCCGCGGGGGGCGGCGCTGCAGAAGGATGCGCGGGACCTCGGCATCCGGGTGTTGAAGTCAGCGCGCGTCTCGGATATATACATCATCGCAGGCGCCTTAACGCCGGACGACGTAGAAAGGATATGCAGGGAGCTGCTGGCCGATCCGCTTGTCCAGGACTACTCCATAGGCTTGCTGATAGAGAATGCGCGAAAAAAAATCCATATCATTGAGGTCGCTTACAATCCGGGCGTACTGGATCCCGTCGAGGACAGCATCAGAAAGGGCATCCGCGACCTCGGGATAGGGGGCGTGGAATCGGTTAAGACGGCCAAACGGTATCATCTCGGCGGACAGCTGAGCGCAAGCACCCTCAAGACGATAGCCGATAAGCTTCTGGTGAATCCCGTAATACAACATATCGTCGCCGGGGGAGAGGCAACGACGCTGCCGTCCGCCGCGTACTCGTTCGCGCTCAACGTCGTCGACCTGCTGGCCATGGATGACGAAGGCCTCATCGCGCTGAGCAGGAACCGCCTCTGGCTCAACCTGGACGAGATGAAGGTCATCAGGGATCATTTCAAAAAGATCGGCCGCAACCCCACCGACGTCGAGCTTGAGACCATAGCGCAGACATGGTCCGAGCACTGCGGCCACAAGACGTTCAAAGGGAAGATAACGCTGGACGGCGTCGTCATCGACAACCTGCTCAAGAGCACGATAATGAAGGCCACGCGGGAGCTGAATAAGCCCTGGTGCCTCTCCGTATTTAAAGACAACGCCGGCGTCATCGAGTTCGACGAGGATAACGCCGTCTGCTTTAAGGTCGAAACGCATAACCACCCCTCGGCCGTGGAGCCCTACGGCGGCGCGGCCACGGGTCTGGGCGGGGTCATACGCGACGTGCTGGGCACGGGGCTGGGGGCCAAGCCGGTATGCAACACGGACGTGTTCTGCTTCGGGCCGCCGGACCTGCCTTACGATCGTACGCCGCAGGGCGTGCTGCACCCGCGCCGCATATTCAAGGGCGTGCGCGCGGGCGTGGCGGACTACGGCAACAGGATGGGCATCCCGACCCTCAACGGGGCCGTCTGCTTCGACGACAGGTACACCGCCAACCCGCTGGTCTTCTGCGGCACGGTGGGCGTTATGCCGAAACATATGGCTCAGCAGGGGAGACAGAGCGCGGGCGACCTGGTGGTCGTGGCCGGCGGTCTGACCGGGCGCGACGGCATACACGGCGTGACCTTCGCCTCGGGAGAGCTGACCGCGGAATCGGAGACGGTGTCCTCGGTCTCGGTGCAGATAGGAAATCCCATAGTCGAAAAGAAACTCCTGGACGTGCTGCTCAAGGCGCGCGACAGGGGGTTGTACAGCCGCATCACCGACTGCGGCGGCGGCGGCCTGTCCTCGGCCGTGGGCGAGATGGGGGAGGAGACGGGCGTGCGCGTCGACCTGGAGAAGGTGCCGCTGAAGTACGCCGGACTGTCCTACGATGAGATATGGATATCGGAATCACAGGAGCGCATGGCGCTGGCCGTTCCGCCGGACAATGCGGCCGAGCTGCTCGATATGTTCGCGGCGGAGGGCGTTGCCGCGGCAATAATCGGCGAGTTCACGGATGATAAAAGGCTGCGTCTGTTCTACGACGGGAAGAAGGTCTGCGACCTGGACATGGAGTTCCTGCACCGCGGCCTGCCGCAGCTGGAGCGCCGGGCGCGCTGGACGCCGCCCCGCTTCGAGGAGCCCGACCTCCCCGAGCACGTCGATCTGAAAGACGATCTATTTAAGATACTGGGCTCGTGGAACGTGTGCAGCAAGGAGTGGGTCATACGCCAGTACGACCACGAGGTGCAGGGCGGCAGCGTGCTGAAACCCCTCGTGGGCGCGGAGAGCGACGGCCCCGGCGACGCGGCCATCATCAGGCCCGTGCCCGGCTCGGACAGGGGGATCATCATATCTAACGGCATCAACCCGAAGTACGGCGACATCGACCCGTACCGCATGGCGGCCTCGGCAATAGACGAGGCGCTGCGCCAGGTGATAGCCGTCGGCGGCAGCCTGGAGCGGGTGGCCTTGATCGACAACTTCTGCTGGGGCAATCCGGAGAAGCCGGACCGCATGGCCGGGCTGGCGCTCGCGGCGCGGGCCTGCCACGATATGTCGCTGGCCTACGGAACGCCGTTCATCTCCGGCAAGGACAGCCTGTACAACGAGTACGAGAACGGTGACGGGAGCATCTGCATACCGCCGACGCTGCTCGTTTCCGCGCTGGGCGTGATGGAGGATGTCAACCGCGCCGTCACCATGGACTGCAAGAAGGCGGGAGACCTGATATACGTCATCGGCCTTACTTTCAGCGAGATGGGCGGCTCGCACTATTTCGATGTACACGGATTCAAAGGCAACGTCTCTCCCGGTGTCGACCCGGCGAGGGGCAAGGCCGTCATGGATGCTTTAAGCGCGGCGATATCTAAGGGACTGGTGAGGGCTTGCCACGATTGCAGCGAGGGCGGCATCGGCGTCGCCGCCGCCGAGATGGCCTTCGCCGGCGGCCTGGGCATGAAGCTCGATACGAATAAAGTTCCCCTGGGGGAAGATATCGAACGAGACGATTTCATACTCTTCTCCGAATCGAACAGCCGCTTCATCGCCGAGGTGTCGCCGGAGGACGCGATGGGGTTCGAGCGCGTCATGAAGGGCATCGACCACGCCGCTATAGGCAGGGTTACGGAAGGCGATATCTTCGAGGTCGGCGGACGGGACGGCGCGCTGCTGCTCTCGGCATCGATAAAGGAGCTTAAGGAGGCCTGGCAGCGGCCTCTGCGCTGGTAG
- a CDS encoding glutamate synthase — MDNVEKILSSRTELFRDMSNLDPNPEEEGGCGVTGFICSIPVTGKNIFAPSVQMHNRGNGKGGGVGAVGFVPEALGVSRQVLDDDYMLHIALLDTSVKDEIEENFIAPHFRIDKFEKLATLDDYRKLGLEVKPPDVMRYFVRVREDVLDRFIADNRFESLARRDAEDEFVYRNSFNINKKYYASLGEKKAFVMSHGRNMMILKIVGYAENVVRYYKLDDFKAHVWLAHQRYPTRGRVWHPGGCHPFSALNEALVHNGDFANYQSVLEYLKQRSYHPLFLTDTEEAALLWDLWSRVYKYPLEYLIEAMAPTSEMDFDMLPAGKQELYRAIQKHHVFSSPDGPWFFIIARNDAGNSQFQLIGITDTAMLRPQVFALQEGDVQIGLICSEKQAIDATLISLEQEDPRFRPVADKYWNARGGSYTDGGAFIFSLKDDGSGGKRLVCADKFGKVIETTRDKAICDTSKALKSTAESRAMEEKLRTMLAQSDAAPGVFACVRDNMVRLDADGFRYIIGAIKNQALKNDVCKTAAVEALTLLNDRRYNTGVIKRGSLQHVLKLALDELFAATPAITARSASRFVRIDFATRGGLRAPEKNEQVLVIDANNFEPEGDNCDAVLMVKAFKLGWKRFIVYNYRGQRFTGCGFGPATTGVRIDVYGSSGDYLSSGIDGMEIYVHGNAQDQLCQIMKEGKLVVFGDVGQTFMYGAKGGAAYVMGNAAGRPLINAVGRPRVVINGTALDYLAESFMAGDPHNGGGFVILNGIGFDDGDGSIKEYESPYPGSNIFSLASGGAIYVRDPRRKLVDEQLNGGEFARVTDADWKLILPYLEENERLFGISIDRLLTVDGNKLSPKEVYRKIRPKGFKSSVPDDDGLSETVKTEAAACR; from the coding sequence ATGGATAACGTTGAAAAAATACTATCGTCAAGAACCGAGCTGTTTCGGGACATGTCGAACCTCGACCCGAACCCGGAGGAGGAGGGCGGCTGCGGCGTAACCGGCTTCATCTGCTCCATCCCCGTGACGGGCAAGAACATCTTCGCGCCGTCGGTGCAGATGCACAACCGCGGCAACGGCAAGGGCGGCGGCGTCGGCGCGGTGGGCTTCGTACCCGAGGCGCTGGGCGTGTCGCGGCAGGTGCTGGACGACGACTACATGCTGCACATCGCGCTGCTGGATACAAGCGTGAAGGACGAGATCGAGGAAAATTTCATCGCGCCGCACTTCAGGATCGATAAATTCGAGAAGCTGGCCACGCTGGACGACTATCGCAAGCTCGGTTTGGAGGTAAAGCCCCCGGACGTGATGCGCTATTTCGTGCGCGTCAGGGAAGACGTCCTCGATAGATTCATCGCGGATAACAGATTCGAGTCGCTGGCGCGCCGCGACGCCGAGGACGAGTTCGTCTACCGCAACAGCTTCAATATCAATAAAAAATATTACGCCTCGCTGGGCGAGAAGAAGGCCTTCGTCATGTCCCACGGGCGCAACATGATGATACTCAAGATCGTGGGCTACGCGGAGAACGTCGTACGTTATTACAAGCTCGACGATTTCAAGGCCCACGTCTGGCTGGCGCACCAGCGCTATCCCACCCGCGGCCGCGTCTGGCACCCCGGCGGCTGCCACCCCTTCAGCGCCTTGAACGAGGCTCTGGTGCACAACGGCGACTTCGCCAACTACCAGTCGGTCCTCGAATACCTTAAACAGCGCAGCTACCACCCGCTGTTCCTCACCGATACCGAGGAGGCGGCGCTGCTGTGGGACCTGTGGAGCAGGGTCTATAAATATCCGTTGGAATATCTCATCGAGGCCATGGCGCCGACATCGGAGATGGACTTCGACATGCTGCCGGCCGGGAAGCAGGAGCTGTATCGCGCCATCCAGAAGCACCATGTGTTCTCGTCTCCGGACGGCCCGTGGTTCTTCATCATCGCCAGGAACGACGCGGGCAATAGCCAGTTCCAGCTCATCGGCATCACCGATACCGCCATGTTGCGGCCGCAGGTCTTCGCGCTGCAGGAGGGCGATGTGCAGATCGGGCTCATCTGCTCGGAGAAGCAGGCCATAGACGCCACGCTCATCTCGCTGGAACAGGAGGACCCGCGCTTCCGGCCCGTCGCGGACAAATACTGGAACGCCCGCGGCGGCAGCTACACCGACGGCGGCGCCTTCATCTTCAGCCTTAAGGATGACGGCTCGGGCGGCAAAAGACTCGTATGCGCCGACAAGTTCGGCAAGGTCATCGAGACCACCCGGGACAAGGCCATATGCGATACCTCGAAGGCGCTGAAAAGCACCGCCGAGAGCAGGGCCATGGAGGAGAAGCTGCGCACTATGCTGGCGCAATCGGACGCGGCGCCGGGCGTCTTCGCCTGCGTGCGCGATAATATGGTGAGGCTGGACGCCGACGGCTTCAGGTATATCATCGGAGCCATCAAGAACCAGGCGCTGAAGAACGATGTCTGCAAGACCGCGGCCGTAGAGGCGCTCACGCTCCTCAACGACCGCAGATATAACACGGGTGTGATAAAGCGCGGCTCGCTGCAGCACGTGCTCAAGCTGGCGCTGGACGAGCTCTTCGCGGCCACGCCCGCTATCACGGCCAGGTCGGCTTCGCGCTTCGTCAGGATCGATTTCGCGACCCGCGGCGGGCTGCGCGCGCCTGAGAAGAACGAGCAGGTTCTCGTCATCGACGCGAATAATTTCGAGCCGGAGGGCGACAACTGCGACGCCGTGCTCATGGTGAAAGCCTTCAAGCTGGGCTGGAAGCGCTTCATCGTCTATAACTACCGCGGCCAGCGCTTCACCGGCTGCGGCTTCGGCCCGGCGACTACGGGCGTGCGCATAGACGTCTACGGTTCATCGGGCGACTACCTGTCGTCGGGCATAGACGGCATGGAGATATACGTGCACGGCAACGCGCAGGACCAGCTGTGCCAGATCATGAAGGAGGGCAAGCTGGTGGTCTTCGGCGACGTGGGGCAGACCTTCATGTACGGCGCCAAGGGCGGCGCGGCCTATGTCATGGGCAACGCCGCGGGCCGTCCGCTGATCAACGCCGTGGGCCGTCCGCGCGTGGTCATCAACGGCACCGCCCTCGATTACCTGGCCGAGTCCTTCATGGCCGGCGATCCGCACAACGGCGGCGGCTTCGTCATATTGAACGGCATCGGCTTCGACGACGGGGATGGTTCGATCAAGGAGTACGAATCGCCTTATCCGGGCTCGAACATATTCTCTTTAGCCTCCGGCGGCGCCATCTACGTGCGCGACCCGCGAAGGAAACTTGTCGACGAGCAATTGAACGGCGGCGAGTTCGCCAGAGTGACGGACGCCGACTGGAAGCTGATACTGCCTTATCTGGAAGAGAACGAGAGGCTCTTCGGCATCAGCATCGACAGACTATTGACCGTCGACGGTAACAAACTGTCGCCGAAGGAGGTCTACCGGAAGATCAGGCCCAAAGGTTTCAAGTCCTCCGTGCCGGATGACGACGGCTTGAGCGAGACGGTGAAGACAGAGGCCGCCGCGTGCAGATAG
- a CDS encoding glutamate synthase-related protein, giving the protein MPKKYHIHPKVAPLGFDYVSKFKIVRGENCINCGKCTKVCIYEAHKRRVDDRRRMAEPNTVVCRNCFRCIQECPRGALEKSLDKDFAAVGGAYWKPDMLLSLWKQAEDGKVPVSGAGYRGPFSGAGFDSMWTDMSEIVRPTRDGIHGREYINTSVDMGRRLNHLKFGADGRLLSAVPDTVDIPIPILFELPSEKPGANVVEALVKAAAEIMTFIVIPAADITPEIGKYGGNIIPLLASAEVDKYGALLSKARLVSIEYGDEVSKDYRGLRERIAKLSKATVIIRVPAVAGVEDIAAKLARDGAEIVHIAADYRGRGRNGSAGAQGRLLKDIIRAVHLRLVEERIRDEVVVIASGGIAMAEYVVKAMLCGADLTAIDMPLMIALGARLYEEPEMRLILPEGLGRIPVAKLTQRMVNLMGAWHSQILEMMGAMGIREARRLRGESGRAIFFEEIDRDTFGVIFKKKKAASV; this is encoded by the coding sequence ATGCCGAAGAAATATCATATACATCCGAAAGTTGCGCCGCTCGGTTTCGACTACGTGAGCAAGTTCAAGATCGTGCGCGGGGAGAACTGCATCAACTGCGGCAAGTGCACCAAGGTCTGCATCTATGAGGCGCACAAGCGCCGCGTGGACGATCGCCGCAGGATGGCGGAGCCCAACACCGTGGTCTGCCGCAACTGCTTCCGCTGTATCCAGGAGTGCCCGCGCGGGGCCCTGGAGAAATCCCTGGACAAGGATTTCGCGGCCGTCGGCGGCGCGTACTGGAAGCCAGATATGCTGCTGAGCCTGTGGAAGCAGGCCGAGGACGGGAAGGTGCCCGTCTCCGGCGCCGGCTACCGCGGTCCGTTCAGCGGAGCCGGCTTCGACAGCATGTGGACCGACATGTCCGAGATCGTGCGGCCGACGCGTGACGGCATCCACGGCCGGGAATATATCAACACATCCGTCGATATGGGACGCAGGCTGAACCACCTGAAGTTCGGCGCCGACGGGCGGTTGCTGTCGGCCGTGCCCGATACCGTCGATATCCCGATCCCGATACTGTTCGAACTGCCGTCGGAGAAGCCGGGCGCGAACGTCGTTGAGGCGCTTGTGAAGGCGGCCGCGGAGATCATGACGTTCATCGTCATCCCTGCGGCCGATATCACGCCGGAGATCGGGAAGTACGGCGGCAATATCATACCCCTGCTTGCGTCCGCTGAGGTCGATAAATACGGGGCCCTGCTGAGTAAGGCGCGCCTGGTATCCATCGAGTACGGCGACGAGGTGTCGAAGGATTACCGCGGGCTGAGGGAAAGGATCGCAAAGCTGAGCAAAGCCACCGTCATCATACGCGTCCCGGCCGTCGCGGGCGTGGAGGACATCGCGGCCAAACTGGCCCGGGACGGCGCGGAGATCGTGCACATAGCGGCCGACTACCGCGGGCGGGGGCGCAACGGGTCGGCGGGGGCGCAGGGGCGCCTGCTCAAGGATATCATCAGGGCCGTGCACCTGAGGCTGGTGGAGGAGCGCATCCGCGACGAGGTGGTCGTCATCGCATCGGGCGGCATCGCCATGGCCGAGTACGTGGTCAAGGCCATGCTCTGCGGCGCGGACCTGACGGCTATAGATATGCCGCTCATGATCGCGCTGGGCGCCCGGTTATACGAGGAGCCGGAGATGCGGCTGATTCTCCCGGAGGGCCTCGGCAGGATACCGGTCGCGAAATTAACGCAGCGCATGGTGAACCTGATGGGCGCCTGGCACTCCCAGATACTGGAGATGATGGGCGCCATGGGCATCCGCGAGGCGCGCCGGCTGCGCGGGGAGAGCGGCCGGGCCATATTCTTCGAGGAGATAGACAGGGACACCTTTGGCGTTATATTTAAGAAAAAGAAAGCGGCAAGCGTATGA
- a CDS encoding glutamate synthase-related protein, whose translation MKPSTVQIKNTPSRFKHQVPKYKVTRSDACINCGTCVATCPYGVHERVEGHNRAKPPIDYKCIGFECRNSDFCCIDKCPRQALSLSLNPMYATLGDYRWTADMITGTWIMAETGYPPQRKDLEYNTGNSGGGFDKLRLKFVAHPPRVDKSEISTEIPLNRRNDGRADIVISTPVYGGGMSFGSVSLPTMVSKAHNAAIWNTFSCTGEGGYPEMLIPYDDHMITQVATGLFGVREETVQRVKIIEFKYAQGAKPGLGGHLLGEKVTESVARMREAVKGTSLFSPFPFHSVYSIEDHKKHIDWVKEMNPKALVSVKVSTPSDVDMVAVGSYYAGAHIIHIDGGYGGTGAAPDIAKKHIAMPIEYAITKVHSFLKEEGVREHMTLMASGGIRTAHDVAKAICLGADGCIIGTAELVALECVRCGNCESGRGCARGIASTDSELSDLFGEEWATQRLTNLYHAWNVQLVDILQRFGMRSIRELVGRTDLLEHIDYSN comes from the coding sequence ATGAAACCATCGACCGTACAAATCAAAAATACACCTTCCAGGTTCAAGCACCAGGTGCCGAAATACAAGGTCACCCGGTCCGACGCCTGCATCAACTGCGGCACGTGCGTAGCCACGTGCCCCTACGGCGTGCATGAGAGGGTCGAGGGGCACAACCGGGCCAAACCGCCCATCGACTATAAATGCATCGGCTTCGAGTGCCGCAACAGCGATTTCTGCTGCATCGACAAGTGCCCGCGCCAGGCGCTGAGTCTGTCGCTGAACCCGATGTACGCCACGCTGGGCGACTACCGCTGGACCGCGGATATGATCACCGGCACCTGGATCATGGCCGAGACCGGCTATCCGCCGCAGCGCAAGGACCTGGAGTATAACACCGGCAACTCCGGCGGCGGCTTCGACAAGCTGAGGCTCAAGTTCGTGGCCCATCCGCCCCGCGTCGATAAGTCCGAAATTTCGACCGAGATACCGCTGAACCGCAGGAACGACGGGCGGGCCGACATCGTCATCTCGACCCCCGTCTACGGCGGCGGCATGTCCTTCGGCTCGGTGAGCCTGCCCACCATGGTCTCCAAGGCGCACAACGCGGCCATATGGAACACCTTCAGCTGCACCGGCGAGGGCGGCTACCCGGAGATGCTGATACCGTACGACGATCACATGATAACGCAGGTCGCTACGGGTTTATTCGGCGTGCGCGAGGAGACCGTGCAGCGCGTCAAGATAATCGAGTTCAAATACGCGCAGGGGGCCAAGCCGGGCCTGGGCGGGCACCTGCTGGGCGAGAAGGTCACGGAGAGCGTGGCCCGCATGCGCGAGGCCGTCAAGGGAACTTCTCTGTTCTCGCCGTTCCCGTTCCACTCGGTGTACTCCATCGAGGATCACAAGAAGCACATAGACTGGGTCAAGGAGATGAACCCCAAGGCCCTGGTATCGGTCAAGGTCTCGACCCCCAGCGACGTGGACATGGTGGCGGTGGGCTCGTACTACGCCGGGGCCCATATCATTCATATCGACGGCGGCTACGGCGGCACCGGGGCCGCGCCCGATATCGCCAAGAAGCACATCGCCATGCCCATCGAGTACGCCATCACCAAGGTGCACAGCTTCCTCAAGGAGGAGGGCGTGCGCGAGCACATGACGCTCATGGCGTCGGGCGGCATACGCACGGCCCACGATGTAGCCAAGGCCATCTGCCTGGGCGCGGACGGGTGCATCATCGGCACGGCGGAGCTGGTGGCGCTGGAGTGCGTGCGCTGCGGCAACTGCGAGTCGGGTCGCGGCTGCGCCCGCGGCATCGCCTCCACGGACTCCGAGCTGTCCGACCTCTTCGGCGAGGAGTGGGCCACGCAGCGCCTGACCAACCTGTACCACGCCTGGAACGTGCAGCTGGTGGATATCCTGCAGAGGTTCGGCATGAGGAGCATCAGGGAGCTGGTGGGGCGCACGGACCTGCTGGAGCACATAGATTACAGTAACTGA
- the asnB gene encoding asparagine synthase B gives MCGIAGCFGIIDTETVERMLDALPHRGPDDRGIHTHRDMVLGHTRLSIVDVIKGHQPILADGGRCGVICNGEIYNFRELRRSLSDRHVFTTDSDSEVILHLYREKGPQCVKDLDGMFAFAIFDGDDYMLARDPVGIKPLYYGYVDGKMYFTSELGAMSLAGVSEVHEFPAGYYYTPSEGFVSYYRIPPVEDHPLTGVDEACETIRNTFIGAVKKRLLADREIHVGSFCSGGLDSSLVAAIAADEIPNLHTFVVGMRNACGEESDDLVASRIAAQHIGSTHHELIFTEDEYYEALPIVINKLESYDPSLVRCAVPCYFTCKLAADYVTVVLTGEGADEIFNGYHYMKNLPADRANAEGRRCIANLHNINLQRADRMGMLFSLELRVPFLDTAMIDLAMKIPAELKIKETGRDGDKIEKWILRKAFEGTGYLPDDILWRYKVQYTQGAGCEDLGEKLANAEMSDGEYERIRAETPQAVINSKEAAYYFKIFRRYHPQDSVLGSIGIWTGFDFAEEREKVSGTADGDKRRMYGNH, from the coding sequence GTGTGCGGCATAGCCGGATGTTTTGGCATAATAGACACTGAGACAGTTGAAAGGATGCTGGACGCGCTGCCCCACCGCGGCCCGGACGACCGCGGCATCCACACCCACCGGGATATGGTGCTGGGCCACACGCGCCTGTCCATCGTCGACGTGATAAAGGGGCATCAGCCCATCCTGGCCGACGGCGGTCGCTGCGGCGTCATCTGCAACGGCGAGATATACAACTTCCGCGAGCTCAGGAGAAGCCTGTCCGACAGGCACGTTTTTACTACGGATTCGGACTCGGAGGTCATCCTGCACCTCTACCGGGAGAAGGGCCCGCAATGCGTGAAGGATCTCGACGGCATGTTCGCCTTCGCCATATTTGACGGCGACGATTACATGCTGGCGCGCGATCCCGTCGGCATCAAGCCGCTGTACTACGGCTACGTCGATGGGAAAATGTATTTCACCTCCGAGCTGGGGGCCATGAGCCTGGCAGGCGTCTCCGAGGTGCACGAGTTCCCGGCGGGCTATTATTACACACCATCGGAGGGCTTCGTTTCATACTACCGCATCCCGCCGGTCGAAGATCACCCGCTCACCGGTGTCGATGAGGCCTGCGAGACCATCCGGAATACGTTCATCGGCGCGGTGAAGAAGCGCCTCCTTGCGGACAGGGAGATCCACGTCGGATCGTTCTGCTCCGGCGGGCTGGACTCCAGCCTGGTCGCGGCCATCGCCGCCGACGAGATACCCAACCTGCATACCTTCGTCGTCGGCATGAGGAACGCCTGCGGCGAGGAGAGCGACGACCTCGTGGCATCGCGCATCGCCGCACAACATATCGGCTCCACCCACCACGAGCTTATCTTTACGGAGGACGAATACTACGAGGCGCTGCCGATCGTCATTAATAAGCTGGAGAGCTACGACCCGTCCCTCGTCCGCTGCGCCGTGCCGTGTTATTTCACCTGCAAGCTGGCGGCGGATTACGTTACCGTCGTTTTGACGGGCGAGGGCGCCGACGAGATATTCAACGGCTACCATTACATGAAGAACCTGCCCGCGGACAGGGCCAACGCGGAGGGGCGGCGCTGCATCGCCAATCTGCACAACATCAATCTCCAGCGCGCCGACCGCATGGGCATGCTCTTCAGCCTGGAGCTTCGCGTGCCGTTCCTGGATACGGCCATGATAGACCTGGCCATGAAAATTCCGGCCGAGCTGAAGATCAAAGAGACGGGACGGGACGGCGACAAGATAGAGAAGTGGATATTGCGCAAGGCGTTCGAAGGTACCGGTTATCTGCCGGACGACATACTCTGGCGCTACAAGGTACAGTACACCCAGGGCGCCGGCTGCGAGGACCTCGGCGAGAAGCTGGCAAACGCCGAGATGAGCGACGGCGAGTACGAACGTATCCGGGCCGAAACCCCCCAGGCCGTCATCAACAGCAAAGAGGCGGCCTACTATTTCAAGATATTCCGCCGCTATCACCCGCAGGACTCGGTGCTCGGCTCCATCGGTATCTGGACCGGATTCGATTTCGCCGAGGAGAGGGAGAAGGTCAGCGGCACCGCCGATGGCGATAAGAGGCGCATGTATGGTAATCATTAA